The genomic segment ATAATGAAAAAATAATTGCTGTTACAGCAGCCATGCCCGAAGGAACAGGGCTTGCTGAATTTGCTGCCAGATACCCTGAAAGGTTATTTGACGTAGGCATTGCAGAACAGCATGGAGTAACCTTTGCTGCAGGTATGGCAACAGAGGGTTTCAGACCTGTTGTTGCCATTTACTCAACCTTTTTGCAGCGTGCCTATGACCAGATTCTTCATGATGTGTGTATTGAATCCCTTCCTGTTATCTTTGCCATAGACCGGGGCGGGATTGTCGGGGAAGACGGTGCAACCCATCATGGTTTATTTGATATTTCTTTTCTAAGAAGCCTGCCCAATATGGTGGTTATGGCTCCAAAAGATGAAAATGAGCTGCGCCGGATGATGGTAACAGCTTTGAATCATAACGGGCCTATTGCATTTCGTTATCCAAGAGGAACTGCAGCAGGTGTTTCTATTGAGAAAAATATCACCCCAATACCCCTGGGAAAAGGCGAGGTGCTTACTGAGGGGGATGATCTTTTGATTTTAGCCATAGGAAGTTCTGTGTCAGAAGCCCTTGAGGCATATTCTTGTTTAAAAGAATCAGGAACAAAGTCAACAGTTGTGAACTGCAGGTTTGTTAAGCCCTTGGATATTGATTTAATACTCTCGCTTGTAAAGAAAATACCAAGAGTTATTACTGTTGAAGAAAATGTCCGCCAGGGCGGTTTTGGCAGTGCTGTGCTGGAAGCTTTAAATGATGCCGGCATGTCAGGCTTTACCCTTAAACGCATTGGAATTAAAGATGTTTTTGTTGAACACGGGCCCCAAAAGCTGCTTCGGTCAAAATATAATATTGATGCCCGAGCTGTCATCAATGCTGCAAAAGAAATAATATAATGGCCGGCAAAAAAAAAAGACTTGATATTCATATTGTTGAAAAGGGTCTTGCTTTGAGCCGCCAGCGGGCACAGGCTTTGATTATGGCAGGAAAGATTCTGGTGGACAACCTGCCTGTTGACAAGCCTGGAACCCTTGTTTCTGAACAAGCTGTTATTGATCTTAAAGGCCGTGACATTCCCTATGTAAGCAGGGGGGGACTTAAACTTGAAGCTGCCTTAAAACAATGGGATATAAGGGTAAAAGGTTTTGTTTGTCTTGATGTGGGAGCTTCAACAGGCGGATTTACCGACTGTCTGCTGCAAAATGGTGTATCAAGGGTTTATGCAGTTGATGTAGGATATGGACAACTGGCATGGAAACTGCGTCAGGATAAAAGGGTTATACCTATAGAAAGAACCAATATTCGGTACTTAACTGAGGATGCTTTGCCTGAAAAGGTTGATCTTGTAACTATTGATACCTCTTTTATATCCCTGAAGCTTGTAATTCCTTGTGTTTTGAAATTCATGAAAAAAGAATCGCAGATTTTTGCATTGATTAAACCCCAGTTTGAGGTTGGAAAAGGAAAGGTTGGAAAAGGAGGCGTTGTAAGGGATCCAATGCTTCATGATGAAGTTATATGTTCTCTTTCCTCGTTTTTTACAAAACTTAATCTGTTAAAACAATCAATAATCCCCTCCCCTGTTCTTGGTCCCAAGGGCAATAAAGAATTTATTATTTCATTAAAATATGAATCATAGTCTTGAACAATAATTTAATCTTGATTTATTCTTAATAAACAGATAGAAAAACAGTTTTGATAGTGTAATTTGGAACTTAGAGAAAGATTCCAAAAATTTATTGCAGA from the Desulfonema limicola genome contains:
- a CDS encoding TlyA family RNA methyltransferase, coding for MAGKKKRLDIHIVEKGLALSRQRAQALIMAGKILVDNLPVDKPGTLVSEQAVIDLKGRDIPYVSRGGLKLEAALKQWDIRVKGFVCLDVGASTGGFTDCLLQNGVSRVYAVDVGYGQLAWKLRQDKRVIPIERTNIRYLTEDALPEKVDLVTIDTSFISLKLVIPCVLKFMKKESQIFALIKPQFEVGKGKVGKGGVVRDPMLHDEVICSLSSFFTKLNLLKQSIIPSPVLGPKGNKEFIISLKYES